The window CCGGGGACCCGGTGCTGCGGCGGGGAACCGAGCCGTACGACGGTCAGCTGGAGCCCTCGCTGCTGGCCCGGTTCGTCGAGGCCCTGCGCGTCACCATGCGCGCGGCGCCCGGGGTCGGTCTGGCGGCGCCCCAGGTCGGTGTGCCGCTCAGGATCGCGGTGATCGAGGATCCCGCTCCGGTGCCGGAGGACGTGCGTCTGGTACGCGGGCGGGTGCCGCAGCCCTTCCGGGTGCTGGTCAATCCCGTCTACGAGCCCGTCGGCGACGCGCGGGCCGCGTTCTTCGAGGGCTGTCTGAGTGTGCCGGGCTGGCAGGCGGTGGTCGCACGCCACGCCGGGGTCCGGCTGACCGGGCAGGACGAGCACGGGCGCGCGCTGGACGAGGTGTTCTCCGGCTGGCCGGCGCGGATCGTGCAGCACGAGACGGACCATCTCGACGGCGTGCTCTATCTGGACCGGGCCGAGTCGCGTTCGCTGTCGTCCAACGCGGCGATGGCGGAGCGCTGGGCTCAGCCGACGCCGGAGAAGGCCGCGCGGGCGCTCGGCTTCGAGCTGCCGTAGGGAACGAACGGAAAACCGGAGGCGGCCCGCCGGGCGCCTCAGCTAGCGTGCCGCCCATGTCTACGCCCCGAATTTCCTAGCCGAGGACCCGCTTCCACGCCACCCGTGTGTCCTCTTGCTATGCGGAATTCTTGATCGGAATTCTCGTTCGGAGCGTTTTCTCATGATCACCGTTCGTGACGTCGACGTGCGCGTGGGCGCGCGTCTGCTGCTGTCCGGCGTCTGTCTCCATGTCTCCCCCGGCGACCGCGTCGGCCTGGTCGGCCGCAACGGCGCGGGAAAGACCACCCTGTTGCACACCCTGGCGGGCGCCCTGCGGCCCGCCGCCGGAACCGTCGCCCGCACCGGCGACGTCGGCCATCTCCCGCAGGACTCCCGCGCGGCCGACCAGTCGGTCACGGTCACCGACCGGATCCTGTCCGCGCGCGGTCTGGACCGCGCCGTACGGGCGCTGCGCCGCGCCGAGGCCGCGATGGCCGACGGTGCGCGGCGGTCGATGAACGCCTATGTGCGGGCCGAGGCCGAGTTCCAGGCGCGCGGTGGCTACGCGGCCGAGGCGGAGGCCGCCCGGGTCGCCGCCGGGCTCGGGCTGCCGTCGGGTCTGATGGACCGGCCGCTCAGCGCCCTGTCGGGCGGTCAGCGCCGGCGCGTGGAGCTGGCCCGCATCCTGTTCGCCGGGCACGGCACGCTGCTGCTGGACGAGCCGACGAACCACCTGGACGCGGAGTCGATCACCTGGCTGCGCGCCTTCCTCGCGAGCCATCAGGGCGGTCTGGTGATGATCAGCCATGACACGTCCCTGCTGGCCGGAACCGTGAACCGGGTGTTCCACCTGGACCCGGGGCGGGCCGTGCTGGACATCCACAACACCGGCTGGGACGCCTATCTCGCCCAGCGGGACGCCGACGAGCGGCGACGGGCGCGCGAGCGGGCGAACGCCGAGCGCAAAGCGGCTTCGCTGCACGCGCAGGCCGACCGGATGCGGGCCCGCGTGTCGACCGCGGTGGCCGCCCGGAACATGGCCCGCCGGGCCGACCGGATGCTCGCCGACCTCGAACCGGCCCGGCGCGCCGAGAAGACGGCCAGGATCCGGCTGCCCGAGCCGGTGCCCTGCGGCCGGATCCCGCTCGGTGCCGTCAGTCTGACCAGGTCGTACGGCGGGCAGCACGTCCTGCGCGGGGTGGATCTGGCCGTCGACCGGGGCAGCCGTCTGGTCGTGCTCGGCCCCAACGGGGCGGGAAAGACGACCCTGTTGCGTCTCCTCGCGGGTCGGGACACACCCGACAGCGGGCGGGTGGTCCACGGGCACGGGCTGCGGATCGGCTACTTCGCCCAGGAACACGACACGCTGGACCCGGAGCTGACGGTGCGTGAGCATCTGGCCGGTGCCGCCCCGCACCTCGGCGACGGCGAAGTCCGCCAGGTGCTGGGCTCGTTCCTGTTCACCGGCGACGACACGGACAAGCGTGTCGGTGTCCTCTCCGGCGGCGAGAAGACCCGGCTCGCCCTCGCGGGGCTGGTGCACTCGGGCGCCAACGTCCTGCTCCTGGACGAGCCCACCAACAACCTGGACCCGGCCTCCCGCGCCGAGGTCCTGGCCGCGGTGGGCACCTATCCGGGCGCGATCGTCATGGTCACCCACGACGAGGGAGCGGTGGACGCACTGCGGCCGGACCGGGTGCTGCTGCTGCCCGAGGCGGAGGAGGACCTGTGGAGCGACGACTACCGGGAGCTGGTGGTGCCCGCGCACGCGTGACCTGGCTCTGGGTACCTGAGGCCTCCGGCTGGGCCCCGCCACCCGCGCGGGGGTGCCCGTCCCGGCTACCGGTGGCTGCTGGGACGGCCCCGCTGCCCGCCTAAGGGCCCAGCCCGGCGACCGGTCGCTGCTGGGCGGGCCCGCCGCTCGTCCGAGGGTGCCCGTCCCGGCGACCGGTGGCTGCTGGGACGGCCCCGCTGCCCGCCTAGGGTTCCAACCCGGCGACCGGTCACCGTTTGGCGGGCCCCGCCGCCCGCCTGCGGCCCCGTCCCGCCGACCAGTGGCCTCCGGACGGGCCCTGCGGCCCGCCCCGGCCGCGCCGGTCACGCGTCCCGGTACGCCTCCAGCAGCCGGAGCCACACTTCGCTGATCGTCGGGTAGGACGGGACCGCGTGCCACAGGCGGCTGACGGGGACCTCGCCGGCCACGGCGATCGTGGCGGAGTGGATGAGTTCGCCCACGCCCGGGCCCACGAGCGTCACGCCGCGGAGGATCTCGGCCTCGACGTCGACGACCATGCGGGCGCGGCCCTTGTAGCCGTCGGCGTACAGGCCGGCCCCGGCGACGGAGGACAGGTCGACGTCGACGGCCTTCACACGATGGCCGGCCTGCTCCGCCTCGGCGAGGGACAGGCCCACGGCCGCGGCTTCCGGGTCGGTGAAGACGACCTGGGGGACGGCGGCGTGGTCGGCGGTCGCGCTGTGGGCGCCCCAGGGCTGGGCGAGGAGGGTTTCCCCCGTGGCCCGCGCGGCGATGGCAGCACCCGCGATACGCGCCTGGTACTTGCCCTGGTGGGTGAGCAGGGCGCGCTGGTTGACGTCGCCGACCGCGTACAGCCAGTCGTGGCCGGTGACGCGGAGGCTGTCGTCGACCGGCAGCCAGGTTCCGGGGTCCAGGCCGATCGTCTCCAGACCGATGTCGTCGGTGCGCGGCGCGCGGCCGGTGGCGAAGAGGATCTCGTCGGCCTCGACGCGGTCGCCGGTGTCGGTGACGGTCACGACCTTGCCGTTCTCGCGGGTCACCGACTCGACCGACGTACCGGTGCGGACGTCCGTGCCGGCCTCGGTGAGCGCCTCGGCGATCAGTTCCCCGGCGAAGGGCTCCATCCGGGGCAGCAGGCCCTTGCCGCGGACCAGCATGGTGACCTCGGAGCCGAGGGCCTGCCAGACCGTGGCCATCTCGGTGGCGACCACGCCGCCACCGATCACGATCAGCCGGCCGGGCACGCTCTTGGAGCTCGTGGCCTCCCGGCTGGTCCACGGCTTGACCTCGTCGAGTCCGGGCAGCCCGGGGAGGGACGCGCGGCTGCCGGTGCAGACGGCGACGGCGTGCCGGGCGGTCAGGACGTGCTCGGCGCCGTCGGGGCCGGTGACCGTCACCGTACGGGGGCCGGCGAGGCGTCCGTGGCCGCGGTACAGGTCGGCGCCGATGGAGTCGAGCCACCCGACCTGGCCGTCGTCCTTCCAGTGGGAGGTGTAGTAGTCCCGGTGGGCGAGGACCGCGGCGGCGTCGAGGGGGCCCTGCACCGACTGGCTCAGGCCGGGGACACGGCGGGCGTCCGCCCGGGCGATGACCGGCCGCAGCAGGGCCTTGCTGGGCATGCACGCCCAGTACGAGCACTCGCCGCCGACCAGTTCGCTCTCCACGACCGCGGTGGTCAGACCGGCGGCGCGGGCGCGGTCTGCGACGTTCTCCCCCACGGGCCCGGCCCCGAGCACCACGACGTCGTACGCGTTGGTTTCCGTTTCCGTCATGGGGTCAGTCTGGTGGGTGGTGTGCGCCCTGGCCACACGGGTAGGGGCGCGGAATACCCACCAGGTCGGCCGTGTTGTGCCGACGGTTTGCCCCCACACCAGGAAGAGGGATTTACACCATGAGCAGCACCGTGGAGCTCACCAAGGAGAACTTCGACCAGACGGTCACGGACAACGAGTTCGTTTTGATCGACTTCTGGGCGTCCTGGTGCGGGCCGTGCAAGCAGTTCGCCCCGGTCTACGAGAAGGCGGCGGAGGAGAACCCGGACCTGGTGTTCGGCAAGGTGGACACCGAGGCGCAGCCCGAGCTGGCCGCGGCCTTCGGTATCCAGTCGATTCCCACGCTGATGATCGTCCGCGACCAGGTCGCCGTGTTCGCCCAGCCGGGCGCCCTGCCGGAGGCCGCCCTGACCGACGTCATCGGCCAGGCCCGTGGCCTGGACATGGACGAGGTCCGCAAGGCCGTCGCCGAGCAGCAGGCCCAGCAGCCGCAGGGGACCGAGTAAGCGGCCCGGGGGCGCTTCCACGCCCTCGAGCAACCGGCTCCGGGGCCGGGCCTGGCCTGCGAGGCCGGACCCGGCCCCAGGTCGTGTCCGGCCTCAGGTCGTGTCCGGCCCTAGGTCGCCGTCCGGCCTCAGGTCACGTCCGGCCCGGAAGCCGTGTCCGGCCCAGGCCTAGAAGGGGTACGGGGCCACGTCCGCGCGTACCGTCGTCCAGCGCAGTTCGGTGAAGGCCTCCAGATTGGCCTCGCCCCCGAAGCGGGCGCCGGTGCCGGAGGCGGCCACCCCGCCGAAGGGCGCCACGGCCTCGTCGTTCACGGTCTGGTCGTTGATGTGGACGATGCCGGTGGGGATGCGCTCGGCGAGGTCCAGGCCGCGGGCGGTGTCCCTGGTGACGATGCCCAGGGAGAGGCCGTACGGGCTCTGCGCGGCCAGGGCCGCCGCCTCGTCGGCGGTGCTGAAGGAGCGCACGGGCGCCACCGGGCCGAAGACCTCCTCCGTGTAGGCCGGGGTGCGGTCGTCGACATGGGCGAGGACGGTGGGCCGGTAGAAGAGCCGGTCGTGCGTGCCGCCCGCGGCGATCTTGGCGCCCGCGGCCCTGCTGGAGTCGACCAGGCCGCTGATCTTGTCGAGCTGCCCGGAGTCGATGATGGGGCCCAGGTGGACGTGGTCGCGGTGCGGGTCGCCGACGGCCAGGGAGTCCGCCTTGGCGGCCAGCCGCTCCACGTACTCGTCGTAGAGGGAGGCGTGCACCAGGTGGCGTCCGGTCGTCATGCAGATCTGGCCCTGGTGGAAGAACGAGCCCCAGGCGGCGGTGGAGATCACCGCGTCGAGGTCGGCGTCCTCCAGCACGATCATGGCCGAGTTGCCGCCCAGTTCCAGGTGGGCCCGCTTGAGGTGACGCCCGGCGGCCTCGCCGACGGCCCGTCCGGCGGCGGTGGAGCCGGTGAAGGAGATGACCGGCACGCGCGGGTCGGAGACCAGGGCCTGCCCGGCGTCCGGACCGCCGGGGAGCACGTGCAGCAGGTCCTGCGGGAGGCCCGCGGCGGCGAAGACCGCGGCGAGGGCCAGACCGCCGCAGACGGCGGTGCGCGGGTCCGGCTTCAGCAGGACCCCGTTGCCCAGGGCCAGGGCCGGGGCGACGGAGCGGATGGACAGGATCAGCGGGGCGTTGAAGGGCGAGATGACGCCCACCACACCGGCCGGGACACGGCGGGTGTACGACAGGCGCGGCGCCTCGCTGGGCAGGACCTGGCCGGCCGGGCGGGAGGCGAGCGCGGCGGCCTCGTAGCACTCCTGGGCGGCGACGTGCAGTTCGAAGTCGGCCTTGCCGGGGACGGACCCGGACTCGCGGACGATCCATTCGCGCAGTTCGGCGGCGTGCGCGGTGAACAGGTCGCCCGCCTTGCGGAGGACGGCGGCGCGGGCGAAGTGCGGGGCGCGTGCCCACTCGCGCTGGGCGGCGGCCGCGCGCCCTGCGGCGGCGCCGACGTCCTCGGGGGTGGCGAGGGCGAGGGTGCCGAGGGCCCCGCCGGTGGCGGGCTCGGTGACGGTGTACCCGGGCCCCGCCAGGGCGCGGGGCTGCCAGGTCCTGGGGTCGAGCAGCGGCATGACGGCTCTCCGATCGATCGGTCACCGGCGTGCGGGGTGGGTGGAACTCCCGCTGGAACGTGGCCGGTTCGGCGGTCACAGGGCGGGGCGCGGCGATCCGGGGCAGCCATGTGTGCAGCGCCCGCGTTCGCACGCGCCCCCGTTTTGTTGACGATGCAACATCCTAGTCATGCGCCGGGCGATGACCGGTGCCGCCCGTCCGCCGGACCACTCCGATTGTCCCGCGAGGAGCCGCCTTCCGGTCGGGTCAGCTCGAGTCGCGGTGCAGCAGCGTCGCGCCCAGCACCTTGTGCGTCTCGGGCTCGGTCATGGGCTTGCGTACGGCGCGGTCGACCAGTTCGGCGAGTTCACGGCCGGAGGGCAGTTCCAGGTGGACCGTGCTCAGCCGGGGCCGCAGCAGCCGGCCGAGCATCAGATCGTCGGCGCCGACCACGGCCGTCTCCTCCGGGATGCGGATGCCCTCGTCCTGCAGGGCCCGCATCAGCAGCATCGCGTACTCGTCGTTGTAGGTGAACACCGCGTCCAGGCCGAGGGTCCGCCAGCGGGCGGCGAGGCGGGCCGCGTCCTGTTCATCGTGGGCGAGGGGCAGTTCGGTCACCGTGGCGTCGGTGCCCCGCAGGGCGTGGCGCACCCCGTCGAGCCGGGGCGCGGAGAACGCCTCGAGGCCGGGTTCCTGCGGGACGACGACGCCGATCCGG of the Streptomyces koelreuteriae genome contains:
- a CDS encoding peptide deformylase — protein: MGTPSDRAPLAERVEELLAGGVPLTIVAAGDPVLRRGTEPYDGQLEPSLLARFVEALRVTMRAAPGVGLAAPQVGVPLRIAVIEDPAPVPEDVRLVRGRVPQPFRVLVNPVYEPVGDARAAFFEGCLSVPGWQAVVARHAGVRLTGQDEHGRALDEVFSGWPARIVQHETDHLDGVLYLDRAESRSLSSNAAMAERWAQPTPEKAARALGFELP
- a CDS encoding ABC-F family ATP-binding cassette domain-containing protein; this encodes MITVRDVDVRVGARLLLSGVCLHVSPGDRVGLVGRNGAGKTTLLHTLAGALRPAAGTVARTGDVGHLPQDSRAADQSVTVTDRILSARGLDRAVRALRRAEAAMADGARRSMNAYVRAEAEFQARGGYAAEAEAARVAAGLGLPSGLMDRPLSALSGGQRRRVELARILFAGHGTLLLDEPTNHLDAESITWLRAFLASHQGGLVMISHDTSLLAGTVNRVFHLDPGRAVLDIHNTGWDAYLAQRDADERRRARERANAERKAASLHAQADRMRARVSTAVAARNMARRADRMLADLEPARRAEKTARIRLPEPVPCGRIPLGAVSLTRSYGGQHVLRGVDLAVDRGSRLVVLGPNGAGKTTLLRLLAGRDTPDSGRVVHGHGLRIGYFAQEHDTLDPELTVREHLAGAAPHLGDGEVRQVLGSFLFTGDDTDKRVGVLSGGEKTRLALAGLVHSGANVLLLDEPTNNLDPASRAEVLAAVGTYPGAIVMVTHDEGAVDALRPDRVLLLPEAEEDLWSDDYRELVVPAHA
- a CDS encoding dihydrolipoyl dehydrogenase family protein; this encodes MTETETNAYDVVVLGAGPVGENVADRARAAGLTTAVVESELVGGECSYWACMPSKALLRPVIARADARRVPGLSQSVQGPLDAAAVLAHRDYYTSHWKDDGQVGWLDSIGADLYRGHGRLAGPRTVTVTGPDGAEHVLTARHAVAVCTGSRASLPGLPGLDEVKPWTSREATSSKSVPGRLIVIGGGVVATEMATVWQALGSEVTMLVRGKGLLPRMEPFAGELIAEALTEAGTDVRTGTSVESVTRENGKVVTVTDTGDRVEADEILFATGRAPRTDDIGLETIGLDPGTWLPVDDSLRVTGHDWLYAVGDVNQRALLTHQGKYQARIAGAAIAARATGETLLAQPWGAHSATADHAAVPQVVFTDPEAAAVGLSLAEAEQAGHRVKAVDVDLSSVAGAGLYADGYKGRARMVVDVEAEILRGVTLVGPGVGELIHSATIAVAGEVPVSRLWHAVPSYPTISEVWLRLLEAYRDA
- the trxA gene encoding thioredoxin, giving the protein MSSTVELTKENFDQTVTDNEFVLIDFWASWCGPCKQFAPVYEKAAEENPDLVFGKVDTEAQPELAAAFGIQSIPTLMIVRDQVAVFAQPGALPEAALTDVIGQARGLDMDEVRKAVAEQQAQQPQGTE
- a CDS encoding aldehyde dehydrogenase family protein; its protein translation is MPLLDPRTWQPRALAGPGYTVTEPATGGALGTLALATPEDVGAAAGRAAAAQREWARAPHFARAAVLRKAGDLFTAHAAELREWIVRESGSVPGKADFELHVAAQECYEAAALASRPAGQVLPSEAPRLSYTRRVPAGVVGVISPFNAPLILSIRSVAPALALGNGVLLKPDPRTAVCGGLALAAVFAAAGLPQDLLHVLPGGPDAGQALVSDPRVPVISFTGSTAAGRAVGEAAGRHLKRAHLELGGNSAMIVLEDADLDAVISTAAWGSFFHQGQICMTTGRHLVHASLYDEYVERLAAKADSLAVGDPHRDHVHLGPIIDSGQLDKISGLVDSSRAAGAKIAAGGTHDRLFYRPTVLAHVDDRTPAYTEEVFGPVAPVRSFSTADEAAALAAQSPYGLSLGIVTRDTARGLDLAERIPTGIVHINDQTVNDEAVAPFGGVAASGTGARFGGEANLEAFTELRWTTVRADVAPYPF